In the Desulfobacterales bacterium genome, CGGAGGGATTCCCCGGTGTGGCCAAGGCCCAAATCCTCGACGTCAACGACTGCAAGAACATTCGCTACTACCAGGTCAACCTGGCCGTGGCCCCGGACGGCGGCGGTCCGCCGTCGATGCTTCTCAAGCAGGACCTCGCCGAATACCTGGAATCGCGCAAGGTCATCACCGTCGAGATCAACCTCTTCGATCCCGTCTACCGGCCGGTCTCGATTGACACGGAGGTGTTCGCCTATGCCGGCGAGGACCTCGACTTGGTTCGGAGCCGCGTCGAACAGGCATTGGCGGATTTCTTCGCCTTCGACCGCATGAGCTTCGGCGCACCGGTCCACTACTCGGATCTGGTAGCGCTTCTGGACGGCGTGCGTGGCGTGAGCCACGTGCGCATGTACACACCCATCCAGGACGTTGACATCCGCGCCGGTCAGATCGCGGCGCTCGGTCAGGTCAACCTCGATGTGCGGAGGGCATCCTGATGTCCTCCTACTTCGAAAAGAAACTCATCGACCTCCTTCCGCCGCTCTACCGGGAGAGGGACGAGTCCGGCGATCTGGATGCCTTCCTCAAGGTCCCGGCCGCGAGTCTGGACGAGTTGAAGGCGCTGGCTGAACGCCTCCCCGAAATCTTCGACGTCGGGCGGTGCGAGGAGCGGTTCCTGCCGTTTCTCGGTGAGATCGTCGGTCACCGCTTCGATCCCACCGTCGATGCCGCCGCCCAGCGCAGGCTTATCCGCGAGGCCATAGAGATTTACCGGCGCAAGAGCACCATCCCCGCCATCGGCCGCTCGCTCGTTGACATCGGGTGGGAGGGGCGCATCGAGGAGACTTTTCACAAAGCGCTGCGCCTGAACCGCCGTTCGGTTGTCGGACGGGCGAAGCTTCCTGGGCTGATCTACAGCCTGGGCGTCTACCGCATCGACAGCGACAACCTCGTCCAGGGAGTCCGGGATGCGCTGCCCTTCCATCATCCCGTCGGTACGCGGGTGTTCTTCCTGCAGTGGCTCTACACGCTCTTGTCGATGGAATCGGATTTCGAGGCGATCATCAAGAAGGTCGTCGAGCGCGTGTGTCTCGGGCATCTGCACGAAACCTTCGTGGTCAACCACAACGCCCTGAACACCGATTTCCACCTCACCCGCAAGAACAAAACCTGGGGTTGGTGGCGGATCACCGACGGCACCACGCTCATGCAGGACATCGAGCGCGCCGCAGTGTGCGTCTCCCGCTGGCATGGTCGATCTCCCCGGTTCCGCCTGAACACCGGCAACCTCAATATCGAACGCCTGCCGAACCTCTGGGTCAGCGAACGGCGGGCGTCGTTCTGCTGCGAGATCGAAACCAAGCCCGCAGTGGAACCGGGCGTCTCGTTCATCCGGCTGGCGGGCCAGTACCTGAATCGTTCGCGCCTGAATCGCTCCGCTCAGTCTTGCCGGATCAAGTTCCGGCAGAAAGGTCTGCTCTCGGAAGCCGTTCAGGATGCGCCCGACCTCGCGGGAGACCGTCGCACACACCGGTACGGGAAGCGGTCGCGGCTCTCTCATTGGTTCCGCGTCGGGCATTCGAGGCTCGGGAGGGACGACAAGGTCTCCGGCGCGGCCGTGGGCCGTCACCTGTTCATCACCGCCTACGCCGACTCCCAATGGTCGGAGGTCTCCGGGGCATGGGACATCGTCGACCGCTGGCGCGCCCGTAGGCCCGGCTTCTCCCTGAACAACAAGGCGCTCAACCTCGCTGAATTGACCGACGCCTATGTAACCGAAGCCCGTGCATCCTTCGAGATGGACGTGGACACGGGCATACCGCGCCGCAGACGCGTGGAGACGCTCCTGCTCAACCGCCGCAGGCTGAATCACACAGGCTTGCTCCTGTCGGTGGATCGGACCCGGCCCATGCGGCTCGGCTCGATGCCGCTCAACGGGTCGGGCTTCCGCAAGTCGAAGCCGTGCCTCCGCTGGCGCTACCGGCAGCGGGACGATCACGCCGAGGCGATGGCCGGTTTCGAGGCGGCGGCGAACCAATACACGGTCACGCAATGGCCTGCGGCATAGGAGAGATCGATGGCGATACACCTGTACGAAGACATCACATTGACCCAGCGCGTGTCCGAAGGGGACCTCGCGAACCCTGATGACGACACCTACAACGGCACGGACGGGGAAACGAAAGACAAGGAGCTGTTCCTCGCCAACGAGCAGACCACCCTGGCATCCGCCTTGGCGTCGGGGGAGACATCTCTGCAACTCTCAGCGCCGCTCTCCGTTGACGGCGAAATCATCATCGTCGACGACGAACAGATGCGCATCCTGAGCGGCGGCGGGACAACCGTCCTCGCCGTGGAACGTGGCTACGGAGGCACAACCCCGGCCGCCCATGATGCGGGTGCCGTGGTCTATTCCGGCTACGACTATACCGGGCTGGTGATCGAGCCGGTGGATGTCTCCGGGGGCGATGAGTCGGATTGGTACGCGTTGGCGCTGACGCAGGCGGGACTCGACACCGCCGTCGGAGGCGCGCCGCTCAACTTGGGCGACAAGGCGCACAACGCGACCCTCTCGTTCTGGCGTCGCTGCACGGTGCCGGCCGGAACGCCGGTGCAAAACAAAACCGACATCAAGCTCCGGATCACCGGTACGGAAAACCCGATCCTGTAGGAGGAACGTATGGCCTATCACAACACGTCCGGCACAGCCGCCAACACGGCCGACCTGCTTGTCCGGCTGAAGGACTTTCTGGTGGGAACGGTCGGGTGGTCTCTCCACGACGACCGGTCCGGCGACGCCGAGCCCAGCTACGTGCTGACCTCCGCGGGAGAGAGCGGCTCCGAAGATATCTTCATCCGTTTTGTCAACGACACCGCGGCCGACCGTATTGCGGTCCGGGCCTACCTTTACTGGGACGCGGTGACGCACGCGGGCGTGAAGGAGGCGTTTCAAACCAGTTACACCTACATCAAGACCGTGGACGCTTCAGCTTTCCTGTATTGGATTTACGCCGACAAGGATCATGTCTTCATCGTTACCAAGATCGTCGCCACTTACTACGGGCAGTACAGTGGCCTGATCAAACGCTTTTGGTCGGGGGC is a window encoding:
- a CDS encoding phage tail protein; the protein is MSSYFEKKLIDLLPPLYRERDESGDLDAFLKVPAASLDELKALAERLPEIFDVGRCEERFLPFLGEIVGHRFDPTVDAAAQRRLIREAIEIYRRKSTIPAIGRSLVDIGWEGRIEETFHKALRLNRRSVVGRAKLPGLIYSLGVYRIDSDNLVQGVRDALPFHHPVGTRVFFLQWLYTLLSMESDFEAIIKKVVERVCLGHLHETFVVNHNALNTDFHLTRKNKTWGWWRITDGTTLMQDIERAAVCVSRWHGRSPRFRLNTGNLNIERLPNLWVSERRASFCCEIETKPAVEPGVSFIRLAGQYLNRSRLNRSAQSCRIKFRQKGLLSEAVQDAPDLAGDRRTHRYGKRSRLSHWFRVGHSRLGRDDKVSGAAVGRHLFITAYADSQWSEVSGAWDIVDRWRARRPGFSLNNKALNLAELTDAYVTEARASFEMDVDTGIPRRRRVETLLLNRRRLNHTGLLLSVDRTRPMRLGSMPLNGSGFRKSKPCLRWRYRQRDDHAEAMAGFEAAANQYTVTQWPAA